In Ancylomarina subtilis, the genomic stretch GAGGAGGAAGAAGCTCAAAAATTATTGGAAGATGCTAAAATGCTAGAAGAGGCGGGTTGTTTTGCCATTGTTTTAGAAAAAATACCAGCAAGTTTGGCAACTAAAGTTGCTGAATCAATTTCAATTCCGGTTATCGGAATTGGTGCAGGAGGTGGCGTTGATGGTCAGGTTTTAGTTGCACATGATATGCTGGGAATTACACAGGAGTTTTCGCCACGTTTTTTAAGACGATATCACAATTTGTTTGCCGAAATGAAGGGGGCAGTTGAGAATTATATCGAAGATGTGAAGTCGAAAGATTTTCCAAACGAAAGAGAGCAATATTAAGAATTTATAAATATTGAATTAGTGATTTTAGATTGCTAATGATACATTGACATATGGCAAAAGAAAAAAGATTAGAGGTATTGTATGAGGATAATCATATTATAGCTGTAAATAAGCGAAGAGGCGATATCGTTCAGGGAGACAAAACCGGAGATGAGCCTTTGAGCGAAATGGTAAAGGCTTACATTAAAGAGAAATACAATAAGCCAGGCGATGTTTATTTAGGCTTGCCTCACAGACTGGATAGACCTGTTAGTGGTGTTGTAATTTTTGCTAAAACAAGCAAGGCTCTTACTCGTCTGAATTTAATGTTTCAACAAAAAGGAGAGGAAGTTCGTAAGGTTTACTGGGCTATTGTAAGTAGTTGTCCTAGACTTGAAGAAGAAGTTCTGACACACTTCTTATTGAAAAATGAAGAAAGAAATAAGAGTAATGTTTTCGATAAGAAGAAAAAAGGGGCCAAAGAATCGACTTTAGAGTACAAACTTTTGACTCGATCACAGAAGTATTACTTATTGGAGGTTAAACTACATACAGGACGTCATCATCAAATTCGTGCTCAGCTGGCAAGAATTGGTTGTCCGATTCGTGGTGACTTGAAATATGGTTACCCTCGTTCGAACAAAGGGGGAGGTATCGACCTTCATGCACGTGAAATTAGTTTCATGCATCCGGTAAAACAGGAACCGATTACCATTAAGGCACCGATTCCTAAAAACGATAATCTTTGGAAAGAGTTATACCATTTGGTTATAGGTAAATCTTAAGGATAATTCAGCGATAAAATAAAAATGGCTAAATCTTCAGCATATGTTTGAGGATTTAGCCATTTCTTTTTTACGAACGCTGAGGTTTACTCGTCGAGCATGTCTTTTTCGAAATAAAGAGGCAGTAATTGCTTGATGTTTTCTATTTCGAATATCTGTTTTTGTCCATAAAGGAAAACTTGCATGGGGGTATTGTGACGCTCTTCGGTTTCCAATAAAACCTGACGGCAGCTCCCACAAGGTGGAATAGGTCTTTCAAGAAATTGCCCATTGTTATAACAAGCAATTGCAATGCTTTTAACAGGGATATTAGGGTATTTTGAATTGGCATAAAACATGGCAACTCTTTCGGCACATAAACCTGACGGATAGGCTGAGTTTTCCTGATTACTTCCCTGAATGATTTCGCCATTCTCAAGTAATATAGCAGCTCCAACACTA encodes the following:
- a CDS encoding RluA family pseudouridine synthase, with the protein product MAKEKRLEVLYEDNHIIAVNKRRGDIVQGDKTGDEPLSEMVKAYIKEKYNKPGDVYLGLPHRLDRPVSGVVIFAKTSKALTRLNLMFQQKGEEVRKVYWAIVSSCPRLEEEVLTHFLLKNEERNKSNVFDKKKKGAKESTLEYKLLTRSQKYYLLEVKLHTGRHHQIRAQLARIGCPIRGDLKYGYPRSNKGGGIDLHAREISFMHPVKQEPITIKAPIPKNDNLWKELYHLVIGKS
- the cdd gene encoding cytidine deaminase, which gives rise to MKKTQLITTVLEYNSIEELDSINQELINKAKEATQSSYSPYSKFSVGAAILLENGEIIQGSNQENSAYPSGLCAERVAMFYANSKYPNIPVKSIAIACYNNGQFLERPIPPCGSCRQVLLETEERHNTPMQVFLYGQKQIFEIENIKQLLPLYFEKDMLDE